The Streptomyces sp. M92 nucleotide sequence GGCCCCGATGATCCCGACGGTGGTGCGCATCGGTCGTCCCTTCCATGGGTCGTGCGGCGTCGTCGCCCAGTCGTTCGCCTGGTGAAATTTCCTTCACTGAGCGCTGGGCTGAGTCTCCGGCCACGCTGCGCCGCTGTCAACGGTCCGCGGTGAATCACCGCGGACCGTCGCGGGAGTACCGGTCAGCCTCCGTACGGGCGGGCGGCGCGGCCCTCGCGGAGGGTCCGGCCCCACCATTCGAGTTGGTCCAGCAGGACGGCGGCGGCCTTGGCCGGACCGCCCTCGTCGAACGGGCGGCCGTCCTCGTCGAACTTCTCCCAGGCCATGGGGAACGAGACGGTGTCGCGCAGGGTGACCGTGTGCAGCTCGGCGAAGACCTGCCGCAGCTGCTCCACCGCCCGCGCGCCGCCGGCCATGCCGCCGTAGGAGACGAAGCCGACCGGCTTGGCGCGCCACTCGGCGTAGACGTGGTCGATGGCCAGCTTCAGGGAGGCCGGGTAGCCGTGGTTGTACTCGGGGGTGACGACCACGAAGCCGTCGAGCCCGCCGACACGCTCGGCGAGGCCTGGAGCGCCGGACGGCGCCCCGTCCTCACCCAGGGAGAGCTTCAGCTCCGCCGCGAGCGCCGGCTCGGACAGGTCGATGACGTGTACGTCCATGTCGTCGCGCCGGCCCGCCTCGGAGACGAACCACCGCGCGACGGTGTCGGCGAACCGGCCGGGCCGCACACTGCCGACGATCACGCCGATCTTCAGCGGGGACAGGGACACGGAAGGCAGGACGGACATGAGGGTTCCTCGTTTCGTGACGACCTCGGTGACGGCCTCGGTGACCGCCTGGAGAGGAACCTAGAAACTCAAGTTTGCTTGAGGTCAAACGCCGGTCCGCGCGCATTGCGGGAGAGTGCCCGGAGCCGGACTTGAACCGGCACGCCCGCGAAGGGGCAGCGAGGTTTAAGCTCGCCGTGTCTGCATTCCACCATCCGGGCAGGCCATGGGCTCCGCGTCGAGCGCCTTGAGCCTATCGGGGCACGCCCCTCGCGCAGGGGGCAGGCGGACCGATGTTGTCTTATTTTATTGGCGCCTGAGGGGTCATCAGCTCCGGGGCCGACCCATCCTCACTCGCCAACAGCCTTGCCCGTGGTGCCCGGCCACACATGCGGAATGACGGAATTTCACCGTCTCTTCAAGGGTGCCCGCCCCGTTACGGCGTCCCGCCGCGACGCCCGTCCGTGTCAACCGGCGGGTCGGGGTCGACCGTCATCCTCAGGTAGTACACGCGCCCTCGCCGTCCGACCGAAGTCGCCCCCAGGAACGGGAACAGCGGCTGACTACACGGCGCCCCGCGGCCGGAAGGATGGAGAACGTCCCCGAACACACGCCGTACCGACAGGAGCGCCCTTCCCGTGACCACCGCACCCTCCCCCGGGCTCCGCCCGGAAGGACCCCCAGCCGACCGGTCCACCACCGTGGCCGCGCGCGCCACGGAGCTGTCCAAGATCTACGGCCAGGGTGAGACCCAGGTGGTCGCCCTGGACCGGGTCTCCGTCGACTTCCGGCAGGCCGAGTTCACCGCGATCATGGGCCCCTCGGGCTCCGGCAAGTCCACGCTGATGCACTGCGTCGCCGGGCTGGACACCTTCTCCTCCGGCTCGGTGCGCATCGGCGACACCGAACTGGGCTCCCTGAAGGACAAGCAGCTGACCAAGCTGCGCCGCGACAAGATCGGCTTCATCTTCCAGGCGTTCAACCTGCTGCCGACGCTCACCGCCCTGGAGAACATCACCCTCCCGATGGACATCGCGGGCCGCAAGCCGGACAAGCAGTGGCTGGACTCCGTGATCCAGATGGTCGGCCTCTCCGGCCGGCTCGGTCACCGTCCCTCCCAGCTCTCCGGCGGTCAGCAGCAGCGCGTGGCCGTGGCCCGGGCGCTGGCCTCCCGGCCCGAGATCATCTTCGGTGACGAGCCGACCGGAAACCTCGACTCCCGCTCGGGCGCCGAGGTGCTGGGCTTCCTGCGCAACTCGGTGCGCGAGCTCGGGCAGACGGTCGTCATGGTGACCCACGACCCGGTGGCCGCGGCCTACGCGGACCGGGTGGTCTTCCTCGCGGACGGACGCATCGTCGACGAGGTGTACGGGCCGACGGCCGACTCGGTGCTGGACCGCATGAAGCGGTTCGACGCCAAGGGCCGTACCAGCTGACCCGTCCCCGCCCTCTCGTACTCACCTCCGGACAGAGAAGACCCATGTTCCGTACCGCCCTGCGCAACGTTCTCGCGCACAAGGCCAGGCTGTTGATGACCGTGCTCGCCGTGATGCTCGGTGTGGCGTTCGTGTCGGGCACCCTGGTCTTCACCAACACCATCTCCGACGCCCTGCAGAACAGCTCCGCCAAGGGCTTCGACCACGTCGACGTGGCCGTCACCCCCGAGTTCCAGGAGGCCGAGGGCGACAAGGTCGGCGAGCAGCCCGAGCTGACGCAGGCCCTCGTCGAGGACAGCGCCGGGGTGCCGGGCGCCGCCCACGCCATCGGCGTGGTCTCCGGCTTCACCGCGGTCGCCGACAAGGACGGCGACCTGATCGGCGACGGCTGGAGCACCAAGGGCGGCAACTACTGGGGCGAGAAGGACCCCCGGTACCCGCTGACCGACGGGCGCGCCCCCAAGGGCGAGGGCGAGATCCTCATCGACTCCAAGACCGCCGAGCGCACCGGCTACGGCGTCGGGGACACCGTGCGGATGTCCGTGGACGGCCCGGTCATCACGCCGAAGGTCGTCGGCGTCTTCACCACCGACGACGGCGGTGTCGCGGCCGGCGGCAGCCTCACCCTGTTCGACACGGCGACCGCGCAGAAGGTCTTCGGCAAGACGGGCGCGTACGACGAGATCGACGTCAAGGCGAAGGACGGCGTCACGCAGGCCGCGCTGAAGGCGGAGCTGGACAAGGCGCTGCCGAAGGGCCTGGTCGAGACCACCACCGCCCAGGAGCTGGCCGACGACCAGGCGGAGGCGATCGCCTCGTCGATGAGCGGCATGAAGCAGGGGCTGCTGGTCTTCGCCGGCATCGCGCTCTTCGTCGGCACCTTCATCATCGCCAACACCTTCACCATGCTGGTCGCCCAGCGCACCAAGGAACTCGCCCTGATGCGGGCGGTCGGCGCCTCCCGCCGGCAGGTGACGCGGTCGGTGCTGATCGAGGCGTTCGTGGTCGGCGTCGTCGCCGCGGTCACCGGCCTGCTCGCGGGCATCGGCATCGGGGCCGGGATGCGCGCCCTGATGGGCTCGATGGGCGAGGTCGTGCCCGACGGGCCGCTGGTGGTCTCGACCGGCACGATCGTCGCGGCCCTCGCGGTCGGCGTCCTGGTGACCATGCTGGCCGCCTGGCTGCCGGGCCGCCGGGCGGCGAAGATCCCGCCGGTCGCGGCGATGAGCAGCGTGCACGCGAAGGCGACGACCAAGTCGCTGGTGCTGCGCAACACGCTGGGCGCACTGGTCTCGGGCGCCGGCATCGCGGTCGTCCTCGCGGCGACCACCATGGGCGGCTCGGACGGGCAGGCCCCGATGGGTCTGGGCGCGGTGCTGCTGATCATCGGCGTGTTCATCCTGACGCCGCTGCTCTCCCGCCCGCTGATCGCCGCCGCCGCTCCGGTGCTGCGCGTGTTCGGCGTCTCCGGCAAGCTCGCCCGGCAGAACTCGGTGCGCAACCCGCGCCGCACCGCCGCCACCGCCTCCGCGCTGATGATCGGTCTGACGCTCATCACCGGCATGACCGTGATGGCCGGCAGCCTGCAGAAGTCGATCGACAAGATGGCGTCGGCGGCGATCAAGGCCGACTACGTGGTCTCCATGGCCAACGGCAACTGGCTCTCCCCGGACGTCGGCGAGAAGCTGGCCGGGACCGACGGCGTCACCGCCGTCAGCCCGCTGCGCAACTCCCCCGCCCGCATCGGCGGCGACACCGAGTACCTCACCGGCGTCAACGGCTCCACGATCACCGAGCTGACCGACCTGAAGGTCGAGCAGGGCGCGTTCGAGGTCGGCGGCACCGGGGTCGTCGTGGACGGCGAGACGGCGAAGGAGAACGGCTGGAAGGCCGGCTCGGACTTCACCGTCGCCTACGAGGACGGCGAGAAGCAGCGGCTCACCGTAGCGGGCGTCTACGAGGCCAACGAGATGCTGCGCGGCATCATGCTCGACAACTCCGTCCTCACCCCGCACCTGAGCGACCCGGTCGACATGCAGGTGATGGTGAAGATGTCCGACGGGGCCTCCGCGGCCGCCAAGGACAGCCTCCAGCAGGCGCTCGACACCAACCCGGCGATCAAGATCCAGGACAAGAAGGACATCTCCAACGAGATCGCCAAGATGTTCACGCTGATGCTGAACATGCTCTACGGCCTGCTGGCCATGGCGGTGATCGTGGCCGTCCTCGGTGTCATCAACACCCTGGCCATGTCGGTCTTCGAACGCTCCCAGGAGATCGGCATGCTGCGGGCCATCGGCCTGGACCGCAAGGGCATCAAGCGGATGGTCCGCCTGGAGTCCCTGGTGATCTCCCTGTTCGGCGGGGTGCTCGGCATCGGCCTGGGCGTGTTCTTCGGCTGGGCCGCCGGTGAGCTGATGGGCTCGACGATCGCGACGTACGAACTGGTCCTGCCCTGGGGACGGATGGGCGTGTTCCTGCTGCTGGCCGCCGTCGTGGGCGTCCTGGCCGCGCTGTGGCCGGCCCGGCGGGCGGCACGGCTGAACATGCTCCAGGCGATCAAGGCCGAGTAGGCCGAACAGGCCGAGCAGCTGGAGTGACGGTACGGCCGGGCAGCCGGCGCGTACGAGGAGGGCCCCGTTCCGTCCGGAGCGGGGCCCTTCGGCGTCGCGGGGGCCGGTCAGTGCCAGGTGCGGGCGCGCAGCGGCAGGCCGGAGCCGCCCGCCTCCGGGGTCTTCACCGCCAGGACCTGGTTGACGCCGATGCGGTTGCGCTCGAAGGAGAGCGCGCAGGCGGCCATGTACAGCCGCCACACCCGGGCCCGGCCGGGGCTGACCAGCCGGAGCGCCGCGGCCCACTCGGACTCCAGGTTGGCGACCCAGCGGCGCAGGGTGAGCGCGTAGTGCTCGCGGATCGACTCCACGTCGCGCACCTCGAACCCGGCACGCTCCAGCTGGGTCACGGTGGTGCCGAGCGGGGCCAGTTCGCCGTCGGGGAAGACGTAGGCGTCGATGAACTCGTCCACGTCGTAGGCCGACTCGTCCCGCTGGGGGCGCCGCGCGATCTGGTGGTTGAGCAGCCGCCCGCCGGGCCGCAGGAGCCGGTGGAGGTCGATGGCGTACTCCAGGTAGCGCTCGGCACCCACGTGCTCGGCCATGCCGATCGAGGAGATGGCGTCGTACGGCCCGTCGGCGACGTCCCGGTAGTCCTGGACGCGGATCTCCACCCGGTCGGTCAGGCCCTCGTCGGCGACGCGCTTGCGGGCGTAGGCGGCCTGCTCCTGGGAGAGGGTGACGCCGACGACGCTCACGCCGTGTTCGCGGGCCGCGTGGATCGCCATGGAGCCCCAGCCGCAGCCCACGTCGAGCAGGCGCAGGCCGGGCCGCAGGCCGAGCTTGCGGCTGACCAGTTCGAGCTTGTCGCGCTGGGCGTCCTCCAGCGTGCCGCCCTCGGCCTCCGGTGCCTGCCAGTAGGCGCAGGAGTAGACCATGGACGGGCCGAGGACGAGCTCGTAGAAGTCGTTGCCGACGTCGTAGTGGTGGCTGATGGCGCGTCGGTCGCTGCGCTTGGTGTGCAGGTGGCCGCGGGCCCGGCGGACCTCCTCCGGCGGCGGGGAGGGCGGCAGCGGCGGGCCGGCGAGCCTCACCAGGCCGCGCACGGCGGCCCTCACCTCGGGGTCGCGCAGCGCCCCGGCGAGCGTGCGGGCGTCCTCACCGCGCTCCCAGATCAAACCGGCCATCAGTTCGAGGGCGGTGTAGAGGTCTCCGTCGATGCCGAGGTCGCCGGCCACCCAGGCGCGGGCCAGGCCCAGTTCGCCCGGTTTGAACAGCAGCCGGCGCAGGGCCCGGCGGTTGCGGACGACGAGGACGGGGGCGCCCGGCGGGCCCGCCTGCGAACCGTCCCAGGCGCGGATACGCACCGGGAGGGGCGCTCCCAGCAACTGTTCGAAGAGGTTCTGCAGCCGCAGCGCGGCATCAGCCATGGCGTACCTCCGTGACGAGCGATCCCGGAATGTCCATCACCACGTAAACACCTGGGAGCCCGCCGTACAGTCCCCGGCGCGCGTTATGACTCGGCAAAATACTTGTACACACCACGAGTTCTGTCGCCGGGTGTGCGCGGGCAACGCGAAGGGGCCGCCCGCACCACGGATGGCGGGCGGCCCCTTCGGGGGACTGCTACGGCCGGCGGCGACCGGAGGTCAGGAGGCCTTGGCCTCGGTCTTAGCCGTCGGCTTGTCGCTCTGGTCGGCCTTCGGCGCGGCCGGAGCCGGCTTGGCGGCCTCGTAGAACTCCTCGCGCGGGGTCTCCATCGCGCCGAGGGAGACGACCTCGCGCTTGAGGAACATGCCGAGCGTCCAGTCCGCGAAGACGCGGATCTTGCGGTTCCAGGTCGGCATCGCAAGACCGTGGTAGCCGCGGTGCATGTACCAGGCGAGACGGCCCTTGAGCTTGATCTTCATCTTGCCCATGACGATCATCGCGACGCCCTTGTGCAGGCCGAGGCCCGCCACCGCGCCCTTGTTGGCGTGGCTGTACTCCTTCTGCGGGAAGCCCCGCATGCCGGAGACGACGTTGTCGCCGAGGACCTTGGCCTGGCGCAGCGCGTGCTGGGCGTTCGGCGGGCACCAGGCGTTCTCGTTGCCCGCCTTGCGGCCGACGAGGTCGGGCACCTGGGCGTTGTCGCCCGCGGCCCAGATGTAGTCGGTGCCCTGGACCTGGAGGGTGGGCGCGCAGTCGACGTGACCGCGGGGGCCCAGCGGCAGGCCGAAGCGGGACAGGGCAGGGTTCGGCTTGACGCCGGCCGTCCACACGATGGTGTTGGAGTCGACCTCGAGGCCGTTCTTCAGCACCACGTGGCCGTCGACGCAGGAGTCCATGGAGGTGGACAGGTAGACCTCGACGCCGCGGCCCTCGAGGTGCTCCTTGCCGTACTGGCCGAGCTTGGGGCCCACCTCGGGGAGGATCTTGTCGGCGGCGTCCACGAGGATGAAGCGCATGTCCTCGCGGGAGACGTTCTTGTAGTACTTGGCCGCGTCGCGGGCCATGTCCTCGACCTCACCGATGGTCTCCGCGCCGGCGAAGCCGCCGCCGACGAAGACGAAGGTGAGCGCCTTGCGGCGGATCTCCTCGTCGGTGGTGGAGTCGGCCTTGTCGAGCTGCTCCAGGACGTGGTTGCGCAGGCCGATGGACTCCTCGATGCCCTTCATGCCGATGCCCTGCTCGGCGAGGCCGGGGATCGGGAAGGTGCGGGAGACCGCGCCCATGGCGATGACCAGGTAGTCGAAGGGCAGCTCGTACGCCTCGCCCACCAGGGGGGCGATCGTGGCGACCTTGCGGTCCTGGTCGATGGTGGTGACCCGGCCGGTGAGGACCTCCGCCTTGGGAAGCACGCGCCGCAGGGGGACGACGACGTGCCGCGGGGAGATGTTGCCGGCGGCGGCTTCGGGGAGGAAGGGCTGGTAGGTCATGTACGACCGCGGGTCGACGACGGTGACGGTCGCCTCGCCGTAACGCATCTTCTTCTGGATGCGTCGAGCTGCGTACAGGCCTACGTACCCACCGCCTACTACGAGGATCCTGGGACGCTCCGTGGTGCTCATGCCATCGAGTATCCACCCGCCCCAGGGGGGTCGATCGTGCGCCCCTTCACAAGCTCATGTGAGGGCTGTGTTACCATTCGCCGCCCGAGTGACGGAGATCATGGCGAGCAGTGGAACCAGCGTGTACGGCACTCCGTTGTCAATGCCGCGTGAGCTGCTCCTCCGCATCGCCGGGGCCGGTGAACCAGTCCGCCCACGCCCCCCTCCGGGCCTCTGTCGGGACACCGTCCTGAACACGTTCAAAGGGCAGTTGAACCCCCAAAAGGGTCAGCGGGCGCACTTTCGCCGCCCGACCGGGCCCAATTCCTTGTGAAGAACTTCACGAACTTTCCCGACAGGACGTCACCGGAGGGCCCCGAAGGACCGCGAAAGGCCCCCCGGGAGCCGCTCAATCGTCGTCCGCACCGCTCAGACCGCGACCGCCGACGCCTGCGCTCACGCCCGCGTTCAGGCCCGCGCTCACGCCCGCGTTCAGGCCCGCATTCACGCCTGCGCCAGCGACCACGCGATGCCGTCGAGGATGTCGTGCTCGCTCACCACAACTTCCTCCGCGCCCGTCCGCTCCATGATCGCCAGCAGCACCAGCGCGCCCGCGCCGATCACGTCGACGCGCCCGGGGTGCATGGAGGGAACGGCCGCGCGCTCGGCGTGGGTGGAGCGCAGCAGCCAGTCGCTGATCTCCCGTACGCGCTCCAGCGAGACCCGGGAGTGGTGGATGGCGGCCGAGTCGTACTCCGGCAGTTCCTGCGCGATCGCGGAGACGGTCGTCACCGAACCGGCCAGCCCCACCAGGGTGCGCGCCTCGCGCAGCGGCACCGTCTGCTCGGCGAGGTCGAGGGCCGCCTCGATGTCGGCGCGCATCGCCGCGACCTGCACCCCGGTGGGCGGGTCGGTCACCGCGCCGTCGTGCACCAGGTGCCGCTCGGTCATCCGCACGCAGCCGACGTCCACGGAACGGGCGGCGCGCACGTGGTCCTCACCGACGACGAACTCGGTCGAGCCGCCGCCGATGTCGACGACCAGATAGGGCTTGTCGAGGTGGTCGCGGCCGGCCAGCTCCTTGGTGGCCCCGGTGAAGGAGAACTCGGCCTCCTGGTCGCCGGTGATGACCTCCGGCTCCACCCCGAGGATGTCCAGCACCCCGCGCACGAACACGTCCCGGTTCTCCGCGTCCCGGGAGGCGGAGGTGGCCACGAAGCGCAGCCGCTCGGCGCCGTGCTCCTTGATGACGGCGGCGTACTCGCGGCAGGCGGCGAAGGTCCGCTCCAGCGCCTCGGGCGCCAGCCGCCCGGTGCGGTCGACGCCCTGCCCGAGCCGCACGATGGTCATGCGGCGGTCGAGGTCGGTCAGCTCGCCCGTCTCCGGGTGCGCGTCGGCGACCAGCAGGCGGATGGAGTTCGTGCCGCAGTCGATGGCGGCGACCCGGGTCACTTGGCGTCCTCCCCGTCCGTCCCGTCCGTCCCGTCCGTCCCGGAAACCGTCACGCACGGTCCCTTGCGCCACCACTCGGGCAGCATCGCGATCGCCTCGTCGCCCAGCGGGTTGACGCCGGGACCGGCCGCCAGCGAGTGGGCGACCAGGACGTGCAGGCACTTCACGCGGTCCGGCATGCCGCCCGCGCTCGGGAAGCCGGTCAGCTCCTCGATCTCGTCGCGGCGCCGGATGTAGTCCTGGTGCGCGGCCCGGTAGGCGGCGGCCAGCTCCGGGTCGGCGGCCAGGCGCTCGGTCATCTCCTTCATCACGCCGTTCGCCTCCAGCGTGCCGATCGCGGAGGCCGCCTTCGGGCACGTCAGGTAGTACAGCGTGGGGAAGGGCGTGCCGTCGGGCAGCCGCGGCGCCGTCTCCACGACGTCCGGCTGGCCGCAGGGGCAGCGGTGGGCGATGGCGCGCAGGCCGCGCGGGGGGCGTCCGAGCTGCTGCTCGAACGCCTCGACGTCCGCGTCGGTGGGCTCGGTGCGCTCGGTGGTCGGCGGGGGAGTCTGCATGACTGTCTTCTGCTGGTCTTCCTGTTGAGTCACGGCCGGTGCGGTCGTTGCGCTGCCCGCACGGCTCACCGCCGGTCGGCGGCGGCGTCGGCCTTGTCGATGCCGTCCCACACGTTCCGGTACCAGGGACGGTCGGCGGCACCCGCCTCGGCGCGGGCCTGCCGGGCCGCGTCCGGGTCGACGACGATGAACCCCGTCTCCCCCGGCATCACGTAGTGCAGCCGCAGCCGGACCTGCTGCTCGGCGTAGGCGTCGTCCTGCCAGCGGGCCTTGAGGTCGCGCAGCTCCTCGACCCGCTCCCGGGTCTCCTGCTGCTGCCGCCGGAGGTCGGCGATCTCGGCGCGCTGGGCGACGTACTGCCGTATCGGGTAGGCGAGGGCGACGACGAGCGAGCAGAGCACCATCGCCAGCAGCGCGGCCCGGCCGGTCAGGCGGGAGCGGCGGGCCTGGCGCTTGGTCTGCGAGCGGTAGACCCGGGCCGCGGTCTGTTCCCCGATGATCCGGATCCTGGTCGCGGTGGAGAAACGGTCCCGGTCCTTCACCGCCATGTCTGTCCCCGCCTTCAGTCCACACGTGCGTACGTCCCCGCACACGGTACGGGACCGAGTACGGGGACGTACGTACGACGCTGCCTACAAGGGCGGTGCTCAGCCCTTGAAGCGGGGGAACGCGCTGCGGCCGGCGTACACCGCGGCGTCGTCGAGGATCTCCTCGATGCGCAGCAGCTGGTTGTACTTGGCGACGCGCTCGGAGCGGGCCGGGGCGCCGGTCTTGATCTGGCCGCAGTTGGTGGCGACGGCCAGGTCGGCGATGGTGACGTCCTCGGTCTCGCCGGAGCGGTGGGACATCATGCACTTGAAGCCGTTGCGCTGGGCCAGCTCCACGGCGTCCAGGGTCTCGGTCAGCGAACCGATCTGGTTGACCTTGACGAGGAGGGCGTTGGCGGCGTTCTCGTCGATGCCGCGGGCAAGGCGCTCCGGGTTGGTGACGAACAGGTCGTCGCCGACGAGCTGGACCTTGTCACCGAGCTTGTCGGTGATGGTCTTCCAGCCCTCCCAGTCGTCCTCGAACAGCGGGTCCTCGATGGAGACCAGCGGGTACGCGTCGACCAGCTCGGCGTAGTACTCGGTCATCTCGGCGGCGGAGCGCGTCTTGCCCTCGAAGGTGTAGGCGCCGTCCTTGTAGAACTCGGAGGCGGCCACGTCGAGCGCCAGGGCGATCTGCTCGCCGGGGGTGTAGCCGGCCTCCTTGATCGCCTCGAGGATGAGGTCGAGGGCCTCGCGGTTGGAGCCGAGGTTCGGGGCGAAGCCGCCCTCGTCGCCGAGGCCGGTGGCCAGGCCCTTGCTCTTCAGGACCTTCTTCAGGGTGTGGTAGACCTCGGCGCCCCAGCGCAGGGCCTCGGAGAAGGACTCCGCGCCGATCGGGGCGATCATGAACTCCTGGATGTCCACGTTGGAGTCGGCGTGCGAGCCGCCGTTCAGGATGTTCATCATCGGCACCGGCAGCAGGTGCGCGTTGGGGCCGCCCAGGTAGCGGAAGAGCGGCAGGTCGGACGCCTCGGAGGCGGCGTGGGCGACGGCGAGGGAGACGCCGAGGATGGCGTTGGCGCCCAGCGAGCCCTTGTTGTCGGTGGCGTCCAGGTCGAACATGGCCTGGTCGATCAGGCGCTGCTCGGTGGCGTCGTAGCCGACCAGCTCCGGGCCGATCTGCTCGATCACGGCGAGGACGGCCTTCTCGACGCCCTTGCCCAGGTAACGGCCGGCATCGCCGTCACGGAGTTCGATGGCCTCGAAGGCGCCGGTGGAGGCGCCGGAGGGAACGGCGGCACGACCCGTGCTGCCGTCGTCGAGGCCGACCTCGACCTCGACCGTGGGGTTGCCTCGGGAGTCCAGGATTTCCCGGGCTACGACGACGTCGATGGACGGCACGAGCATCTCCTTCTTCAATGTGACGCTTCGGTGTGACGCGCGGGTCCGAGGACCGCGGCGGCTCTGCGGGACCGAGCCTAACCGGCTCCGGGCGATCGGCCAGCCGATCGCCCACCCGCTGGACAGAACCGAGAGTAAATTGTTTCCGAACGGAACAAAGACGTTTCCGAAAATCCGTTCGGGATCACGGGTGATTCCGGGGCTGGATCCAGGGCTGGATCCAGGGCGCGAAAAACCCGCCCCGGTGCGTACGGGGGAACACGCACCGGGGCGGGAGTCACGGGGGCCGCCGCTTACTTCAGGTGCAGCTGCTGGCCCGGGTAGATCAGGTCGGCGTCGTCGACGATGTCGCCGTTCAGCTCGAACAGCTTCGCCCAGCCGCCCTTCACGTCGTGCTCCTCGGCGATCGAGCTGAGGGTGTCGCCCTTGACGACCTCGTACTCGCCGTCGCCCTTCTCGACCTTCTTGCCGGTCGGGGTGGTGACGGTCTTCTTCTCGGCGGGCTTGTCGGCCTTCGGCTCGGCGGCCGGACGCTCGTCGGAGCGGGAGGCCTTCTGCTCGGTGGAGCGCTCGGCGGTGGAGGCGCTGTCCTGGCTCTGCGAGGAGCCGCTGTCCTGGCTCTCGGAGCCGCCGCCGGTGTACGCGGCGTTCGACAGGCCGGTGCCGCAGACCGGCCAGGCACCCTTGCCCTGACCCGCGAGCACCTTCTCGGCGATCTCGATCTGCTGCGCCTTGGTCGCCTGGTCCGCGGTCGCGGCGTACTGCGTGCCGCCGTAGCCGGCCCAGGTGGAGGCGGAGAACTGCAGACCGCCGTAGTAACCGTTGCCGGTGTTGATGGACCAGTTGCCGCCGGACTCGCACTGCGCGACGGCGTCCCACTCGGACGCGGTGGCGGCGGAGGCGTTGCCGGCCGCCATCAGCGGGGCGGCGACGGCGGCACCGGTGACACCGGCGACGGCGACGATACGGGTGGCCTTGGACGGACGGCGGTGCTTGCCCTTGCCGGAAAACAGCATGGTTGATCCCCTCACCGACGCCTGCGAGGTGAGCTGTCGGGTTCGGGCCGGTTGAGTTGCCCGGCCGGGTCCCTCGCGGAACTCGGCTCCACCCCTAGCCGCTCCGGCTCAACTGCCCGGTGCGGCACTTACCTTGGTTCCCCCGCTCCTGCCTGCGGCGCTCGAAGCGACGACTGTTCCCGTGCGGCCGCTGGCAGGATTCGGCGTTGCGGCAGCCGGGGCCCGCGATGGCGAGCGGTCATGACCGTAGACACGCGCTCCGCGGATTTTCAAAGACGATCACGGCTTCTGAGACCTATCTCTCACGAGATCCAAAACGGACATAAAGTCTCTAACCGTGACGTGAACTCCCCCTACTTTTCGCCCGATTCGCCCGTGACCGTGAGCTTCTGACCGGGCAGGATGTGGTCCGGGTCGGAGCCGACGACGTCCTTGTTGCCGGCGTAGAGCGAACGCCACCCGCCGTCGAGGTCAAGGGAGTCGGCGATGCCCCAGAGACTGTCTCCGGAACGGACCGTGTAGGCGCCGTCCACGGCCTCCCGCGCCTCACCCTCACCGCGCGAGGCGTGCCGGCCCGAAGAGGCGTCCGCACGGCCGTCCGTACGGCCGCTCGCCGCACTCTCGTCGGCACTGTCGCCGCGGTGCCGCC carries:
- a CDS encoding NADPH-dependent FMN reductase yields the protein MSVLPSVSLSPLKIGVIVGSVRPGRFADTVARWFVSEAGRRDDMDVHVIDLSEPALAAELKLSLGEDGAPSGAPGLAERVGGLDGFVVVTPEYNHGYPASLKLAIDHVYAEWRAKPVGFVSYGGMAGGARAVEQLRQVFAELHTVTLRDTVSFPMAWEKFDEDGRPFDEGGPAKAAAVLLDQLEWWGRTLREGRAARPYGG
- a CDS encoding ABC transporter ATP-binding protein, with translation MTTAPSPGLRPEGPPADRSTTVAARATELSKIYGQGETQVVALDRVSVDFRQAEFTAIMGPSGSGKSTLMHCVAGLDTFSSGSVRIGDTELGSLKDKQLTKLRRDKIGFIFQAFNLLPTLTALENITLPMDIAGRKPDKQWLDSVIQMVGLSGRLGHRPSQLSGGQQQRVAVARALASRPEIIFGDEPTGNLDSRSGAEVLGFLRNSVRELGQTVVMVTHDPVAAAYADRVVFLADGRIVDEVYGPTADSVLDRMKRFDAKGRTS
- a CDS encoding ABC transporter permease, which codes for MFRTALRNVLAHKARLLMTVLAVMLGVAFVSGTLVFTNTISDALQNSSAKGFDHVDVAVTPEFQEAEGDKVGEQPELTQALVEDSAGVPGAAHAIGVVSGFTAVADKDGDLIGDGWSTKGGNYWGEKDPRYPLTDGRAPKGEGEILIDSKTAERTGYGVGDTVRMSVDGPVITPKVVGVFTTDDGGVAAGGSLTLFDTATAQKVFGKTGAYDEIDVKAKDGVTQAALKAELDKALPKGLVETTTAQELADDQAEAIASSMSGMKQGLLVFAGIALFVGTFIIANTFTMLVAQRTKELALMRAVGASRRQVTRSVLIEAFVVGVVAAVTGLLAGIGIGAGMRALMGSMGEVVPDGPLVVSTGTIVAALAVGVLVTMLAAWLPGRRAAKIPPVAAMSSVHAKATTKSLVLRNTLGALVSGAGIAVVLAATTMGGSDGQAPMGLGAVLLIIGVFILTPLLSRPLIAAAAPVLRVFGVSGKLARQNSVRNPRRTAATASALMIGLTLITGMTVMAGSLQKSIDKMASAAIKADYVVSMANGNWLSPDVGEKLAGTDGVTAVSPLRNSPARIGGDTEYLTGVNGSTITELTDLKVEQGAFEVGGTGVVVDGETAKENGWKAGSDFTVAYEDGEKQRLTVAGVYEANEMLRGIMLDNSVLTPHLSDPVDMQVMVKMSDGASAAAKDSLQQALDTNPAIKIQDKKDISNEIAKMFTLMLNMLYGLLAMAVIVAVLGVINTLAMSVFERSQEIGMLRAIGLDRKGIKRMVRLESLVISLFGGVLGIGLGVFFGWAAGELMGSTIATYELVLPWGRMGVFLLLAAVVGVLAALWPARRAARLNMLQAIKAE
- a CDS encoding class I SAM-dependent methyltransferase, whose protein sequence is MADAALRLQNLFEQLLGAPLPVRIRAWDGSQAGPPGAPVLVVRNRRALRRLLFKPGELGLARAWVAGDLGIDGDLYTALELMAGLIWERGEDARTLAGALRDPEVRAAVRGLVRLAGPPLPPSPPPEEVRRARGHLHTKRSDRRAISHHYDVGNDFYELVLGPSMVYSCAYWQAPEAEGGTLEDAQRDKLELVSRKLGLRPGLRLLDVGCGWGSMAIHAAREHGVSVVGVTLSQEQAAYARKRVADEGLTDRVEIRVQDYRDVADGPYDAISSIGMAEHVGAERYLEYAIDLHRLLRPGGRLLNHQIARRPQRDESAYDVDEFIDAYVFPDGELAPLGTTVTQLERAGFEVRDVESIREHYALTLRRWVANLESEWAAALRLVSPGRARVWRLYMAACALSFERNRIGVNQVLAVKTPEAGGSGLPLRARTWH
- a CDS encoding NAD(P)/FAD-dependent oxidoreductase, which codes for MSTTERPRILVVGGGYVGLYAARRIQKKMRYGEATVTVVDPRSYMTYQPFLPEAAAGNISPRHVVVPLRRVLPKAEVLTGRVTTIDQDRKVATIAPLVGEAYELPFDYLVIAMGAVSRTFPIPGLAEQGIGMKGIEESIGLRNHVLEQLDKADSTTDEEIRRKALTFVFVGGGFAGAETIGEVEDMARDAAKYYKNVSREDMRFILVDAADKILPEVGPKLGQYGKEHLEGRGVEVYLSTSMDSCVDGHVVLKNGLEVDSNTIVWTAGVKPNPALSRFGLPLGPRGHVDCAPTLQVQGTDYIWAAGDNAQVPDLVGRKAGNENAWCPPNAQHALRQAKVLGDNVVSGMRGFPQKEYSHANKGAVAGLGLHKGVAMIVMGKMKIKLKGRLAWYMHRGYHGLAMPTWNRKIRVFADWTLGMFLKREVVSLGAMETPREEFYEAAKPAPAAPKADQSDKPTAKTEAKAS